One genomic window of Medicago truncatula cultivar Jemalong A17 chromosome 1, MtrunA17r5.0-ANR, whole genome shotgun sequence includes the following:
- the LOC112419472 gene encoding uncharacterized protein, whose product MNGPVLLFLLLLLHLLTPAPFPPIPPAPFPPILPASFPAATTSHATTSQPLIYSSPGFAMPGFTPPSTHSPSYNTTRSNVRQGFNTSVPSQSSTKLMQDLMQTGNFLALLVDQRPPQQHQQQQQQQNNQNEEVPSGADQRRRQRRQIIEDWEYVDNLVVVTPTPETLEPSHGVSEHIRMAIQTFYPKDRRWAVYSDLTTDDRNDLFKYFSDFSRWEPHHHTLVERNFHRVAARRLSDLLYDERQELKKRKGNYRTQWIGEKSWELLLKYWNEDPHFKNRSKANKVNRTSIVGGQLHAQGSVSTATYARDLRNRLGRVPYPEEIHDVTRFSQNLGRYVDAQASNTQAAYRTNAAEFLKENLEIPSYPEIPFPIKLQLWAKAAEKGRPDGGKERKGRMYGLGPLAGNVVHGDLFYVPPPPESSSPSTELPLEMQAMIQRMNQELQSQKEALAKKEESENELRELLAKQAEEMRKLTRMVTKRMGGMKSRKTSESSSPSSQSSPSVQEDRTYDDDNDDDDDHDDEDEDEDEERDDDHND is encoded by the exons ATGAACGGACCGGTACTCCTATTCCTATTGCTACTACTCCACCTCCTTACTCCCGCACCATTCCCGCCTATTCCTCCCGCACCATTCCCGCCTATTCTTCCCGCATCATTTCCTGCAGCTACTACTAGTCATGCTACTACTAGCCAGCCCCTCATATATTCTAGTCCTGGTTTTGCCATGCCTGGATTTACTCCGCCATCGACACACTCGCCAAGTTACAACACCACCCGGTCTAATGTCCGACAAGGCTTTAACACATCCGTTCCATCACAATCATCAACGAAACTGATGCAAGATCTTATGCAAACTGGAAATTTCTTAGCCTTACTTGTTGATCAACGACCTCCACAacagcatcaacaacaacaacaacaacaaaacaaccaaAATGAAGAGGTACCGTCTGGGGCTGATCAAAGACGACGACAACGACGTCAAATCATTGAAGACTGGGAGTATGTGGATAACCTTGTTGTGGTTACACCAACACCTGAAAc GTTAGAGCCATCCCACGGAGTATCAGAACATATTAGAATGGCGATCCAGACGTTTTACCCTAAAGATAGGCGTTGGGCCGTATATTCAGATCTTACTACCGATGACAGGAACGAcctttttaaatacttttcg gaTTTTTCTAGATGGGAACCTCATCATCATACTCTTGTAGAGAGAAACTTTCATAGGGTAGCTGCAAGACGTTTATCAGATTTGTTATATGATGAACGGCAGGAATTGAAAAAACGTAAGGGCAATTATCGTACACAATGGATCGGAGAGAAAAGCTGGGAGTTATTGCTGAAGTATTGGAATGAAGATCCACATTTTAAGAATCGGTCCAAAGCTAACAAGGTGAATAGGACATCTATTGTAGGAGGGCAGTTGCACGCACAAGGTTCTGTCAGTACCGCTACCTATGCTAgagatttg CGAAATAGATTGGGTAGAGTTCCTTATCCGGAAGAGATCCATGATGTAACTCGTTTCAGTCAGAATCTTGGTCGGTATGTTGATGCTCAAGCTAGCAATACCCAG GCAGCTTATCGCACGAATGCAGCGGAATTTTTGAAGGAGAATCTTGAGATTCCATCGTATCCGGAAATTCCCTTCCCCATTAAACTTCAATTATGGGCGAAGGCTGCAGAAAAAGGAAGACCGGAtggaggaaaagaaagaaagggtAGAATGTACGGTCTTGGGCCATTAGCCGGCAATGTGGTACATGGAGATTTGTTCTATGTTCCTCCTCCACCAGAGTCCTCATCTCCTTCTACAGAGCTGCCTCTTGAGATGCAAGCAATGATACAACGAATGAACCAGGAGTTGCAATCTCAAAAGGAGGCGTTGGCAAAGAAAGAAGAATCGGAGAATGAGTTAAGGGAATTGCTAGCCAAACAGGCAGAGGAAATGAGAAAACTCACCAGGATGGTTACAAAAAGGATGGGTGGCATGAAGAGTAGGAAAACATCGGAATCATCGTCGCCATCGAGTCAATCATCACCGTCGGTTCAAGAAGACCGAACATATGACGAtgacaatgatgatgatgatgatca